The genomic stretch AATAACCAATTAGAAGTGCAAGTGGATACTCTACAAGAGTTGGGTAACTGCCCTCTGTCGGAGGGATTTCCATTTTACCCGAAGAAATCTTATCCACCGGAATATATTAGAAATCATCTGCATTTACGAGCCCGAACCGGCTCGATGAGCTCTACATTGCGTGTACGTCATCGTGCGATTCAATGTTTCAATGAGCTTCTCGATCAGGAAGGATTTATTCAAATACACGTTCCAGTTATTACCTCTAATGATTGCGAAGGGGCTGGTGAAGCCTTCCTGGTGAAACCTGCCAGTGAGCAATTACTACAGCAATTATCAAAAAATTTCCCACCAGATCAGTGTTATTTTGATGGTCAGGCTTTCCTAACAGTTTCGGGTCAGCTTCATCTGGAATCAATGTGTCATGGTCTGGGGAAAGTTTATAGCTTTGGTCCTACGTTCCGAGCGGAGAACTGTAAATCTCCCATTCATCTGAGTGAGTTCTATATGTTGGAATTAGAGGAGGCGTTCATGGATTCGACGGAAGCCTTGATGAACAGAATCGAATCAACAGTCAAAGCAGTCACCCGATCACTGCTTAACTCTGTTTCGCCGGACGTGGCTCTCGTAAGAAAATTAACCACTCAATCTAGTCTGGAGCGCGATTTTGCATGGTTAGAAAAACCTTTTCCACGAATAACCTATCACGAAGCGATTGGTATTCTCAGCAACAATCAAGACAAACTGAAGGGAACCGTGGAGGCAGAGCATGGTATTAATAAAGAGCAAGAACTCTTTCTGGTTGACTACCATCAGAGCCCTGTCTTTGTCGAAAGCTGGCCAAAAGAGCTAAAATCTTTCTACATGCGAGAATGTCCACATGACAGGAACCTTGTGGATGGTTTGGACTTCCTCGTGCCACATGCTGGTGAATTAGTTGGTGGAAGTCTTCGCGAGAGTGACTATAACCGCTTGAAGGACCGAATACCGGACCAGCGAGCTTTGGGGTGGTATCTAGAGCTGCGCAAATTCGGTTCTGTTCCCACGGGAGGTTTTGGTCTCGGCTTGGAACGTTACCTGTCCTGGGTTTTGAATGTGCACAATGTAAGAGACGTGATACCATTTCCACGCTGGGCACACAATTGTCCAATGTGAATAAATGTGCAAAAGTAAAAACGCGAAACTAgcatattttatttcaaatcatTGAAAAATCCTGCAGTTGAATTTGTTCACCCTTCTTGTTAAAACTAAGAGAAAAATGTTATAAACCTTTAACTGTGTTAGTGTACCTTTACATATCAGTGGGAATGTTTGCTGACATGAACTTGATTCAAACCCTCATATTTCGAGGTATCCTTGGAAACAATCAAACCTTATTTACTGAATTTTAGTTCTAAGAACAAGAAACTCCGCCATTTAGGTgacaccgttttaaaattccCCATTATTCTATCGGCAATCAAGCAAATGCTAACCAAAAAAGAGAAACTATTGATCCGCCCCTGGCAGATGCAACGGTATTACAACCATCGGGTTAAGGTGGAAACCGCTGCCCCGGCAATTGATTTTCACCCACCACCGGAACGAGCGCAcataacgcaaaagttaaaGAAATTGCAAAAGGAGCGCGAGCGGACGGAGAAAATCGAACGCGACAACATTCGTCTGCTGCAACGACTCGGGGCAATCAtgagcaagaaacggttggacAATATTTGGACCCATGCTAGACCAAAGTAAGTGTTTCGTCTCCGATAGATTATTAATTGTTAACTACTGACAAAACTTGaatgttttagttttttgagCCGAGAGTACATCTATCCTATTCGCCCAAAGACAACCGGAGCAGAGCTGGACTACAACCGTCGAAGGTCTTTGTCGCTGAGATCTTTGGAGGATTTAGATCAACCAACTGAAGCTGCGAATAATCGTCCAACGCGATGCAGTGCCTGCACCAAACAACCATATAAATCAAACAAAGTAGTACCTGAGGAAAGAATGCCTTGGGCACCACAACGGAAAACCTCAAACCGAAAACACATCAACGAGGCAGAATTAGAAACTCATGTCTGCTGTAGATTCTGCTGCTGCAAGTGAatcatttatttttctctaatattTGTGTGCAAACTAAATAAAGGCATTTTTGGTCAACTAAATCAAAGTCACTGTTCATGTTTCACTTCTGTTTACAATCAGTATGTATTTTGCATTCTTTTCACTcaagtttaaatttaaaaataaactttcagcCGGCACTCCTTACTTCAGTGGAATGAAACGGGAGCTGTGGGTGGCACCGATACCGGGCCGACCGTGTTTGACGGGCTTGTATGTCTGCGAGAATTCTCCCAAATAATGACCAATCATCTCTGGCTTGATTTCCGCCGGGCCGAACGTTTTGCCGTTGTAAATACCAACAATGGATCCGACCATTTCGGGAACGATGATCATGTTGCGCAGATGAGTCTTGACGATTGCGGGCTTTTCATTTGGTGGAGCATTCTTCTTGGCCTTGCGGAGTTTCTTGATCAAAGCCATCGGCTTACGGCGCAGACCGCGCTTGAAACGTCGCTTAGCACGGCTATGCATGAGCTCCATCAGCAGATCGTGCTTCATGTCCAGCAGTTGATCGAGATCCACACCTCGGTAGGTGAATTTACGGAACGTGCGCTTCTTCTTAGCGCCCTCTGCATCGGTGTTGTCCGCCATGGTTACGGAGTCGTAGGAAACCGAGAATCGAAAATAATCGGGAACTTTACGCGACACTACGTCCTCGCACAAACGATGTGGAAGAAAAGAGAGTTTGACGTTTACTTTGTTGCGGATGTAGTACAACGCGTTTTATGACACTAGTAGCTGGATTCTGCATGCAAATAGCGAGTTTGCGTTTGTGTACATTGCACTGAAAGGAATTTAGTAAACATTTTTGAGCATATTTGGCTCCCAAGACTTTTTGCATAATCAATAaacataaacggatgataatccatatggttcaaCGGTAACCCATACATTCGTGACCATATctcgaactagttgttaggtacgttttatggttattgataatGCCGGTTAGCCCTATCAATTTTAAAGCCCTGTTCAGAGTTCTGAGCGAAGTTAATGTTTTATACAGTATTCGTTGTCTTATCCGCGTGAAAAATTTAGTCTGTAAAACCTCGGAATCGGAATTGTGAACAAGTCCGATGCA from Wyeomyia smithii strain HCP4-BCI-WySm-NY-G18 chromosome 3, ASM2978416v1, whole genome shotgun sequence encodes the following:
- the LOC129730136 gene encoding probable asparagine--tRNA ligase, mitochondrial, whose protein sequence is MLKHLSGRLAFKAYSISKRCVYHLARIQSVERGEYNEGDKVHIQGWVKAVRKTKENVFLDINDGTSPGTLQLVISKLKLGETAYGSSVDAKGTLGKTPNNQLEVQVDTLQELGNCPLSEGFPFYPKKSYPPEYIRNHLHLRARTGSMSSTLRVRHRAIQCFNELLDQEGFIQIHVPVITSNDCEGAGEAFLVKPASEQLLQQLSKNFPPDQCYFDGQAFLTVSGQLHLESMCHGLGKVYSFGPTFRAENCKSPIHLSEFYMLELEEAFMDSTEALMNRIESTVKAVTRSLLNSVSPDVALVRKLTTQSSLERDFAWLEKPFPRITYHEAIGILSNNQDKLKGTVEAEHGINKEQELFLVDYHQSPVFVESWPKELKSFYMRECPHDRNLVDGLDFLVPHAGELVGGSLRESDYNRLKDRIPDQRALGWYLELRKFGSVPTGGFGLGLERYLSWVLNVHNVRDVIPFPRWAHNCPM
- the LOC129730138 gene encoding uncharacterized protein LOC129730138 isoform X1 produces the protein MLTKKEKLLIRPWQMQRYYNHRVKVETAAPAIDFHPPPERAHITQKLKKLQKERERTEKIERDNIRLLQRLGAIMSKKRLDNIWTHARPNFLSREYIYPIRPKTTGAELDYNRRRSLSLRSLEDLDQPTEAANNRPTRCSACTKQPYKSNKVVPEERMPWAPQRKTSNRKHINEAELETHVCCRFCCCK
- the LOC129730138 gene encoding uncharacterized protein LOC129730138 isoform X2; translated protein: MQRYYNHRVKVETAAPAIDFHPPPERAHITQKLKKLQKERERTEKIERDNIRLLQRLGAIMSKKRLDNIWTHARPNFLSREYIYPIRPKTTGAELDYNRRRSLSLRSLEDLDQPTEAANNRPTRCSACTKQPYKSNKVVPEERMPWAPQRKTSNRKHINEAELETHVCCRFCCCK
- the LOC129730140 gene encoding uncharacterized protein LOC129730140, with the translated sequence MADNTDAEGAKKKRTFRKFTYRGVDLDQLLDMKHDLLMELMHSRAKRRFKRGLRRKPMALIKKLRKAKKNAPPNEKPAIVKTHLRNMIIVPEMVGSIVGIYNGKTFGPAEIKPEMIGHYLGEFSQTYKPVKHGRPGIGATHSSRFIPLK